The following are encoded in a window of Castanea sativa cultivar Marrone di Chiusa Pesio chromosome 5, ASM4071231v1 genomic DNA:
- the LOC142636361 gene encoding protein REDUCED CHLOROPLAST COVERAGE 3 isoform X2, with protein sequence MAPKSGRGKANKTKAEKKRKEEKVPTVLDITVITPYDSQVILKAISTDKILDIRRLLAVNVQTCHLTNYSLSHEVKGQKLNDRTEVVTLKPCILRMVEEDYIEEAQAVSHVRRLLDIVACTTRFAKPRRSPSASELKSKKSKAQAQAQPKSGSNSAPPTPSDGGGSPSSEPSVAAAAISENIGMVAIHPTPKLSDFYEFFSFSHLSPPILNLRRCDQRDVQERRDGDYFEIQIKICNGKLIRVIASLKGFYTMEKQSLQSHSLVDLLQQLSRAFGNAYESLMKAFVEHNKFGNLPYGFRANTWLAPPSVADSPSDFPLLPTEDENWGGNGGGWGRNGEFDLRPWATDFAILACLPCKTEEERVVRDRKAFLLHSQFVDVSIFKAVAAIRHLIDSNMQAKNTISSKPDSVLHEDRVGDLSIIVKRDTTDAGSKYDIKTDGRQLSNMSDKEVAQRNLLKGLTADESVVVHDTSSLGVVNVRHCGYTATVKVVGNVKKAKFHTQDIEVDDQPDGGANALNVNSLRFLLHKFSAEPSGGCWSPQSNLDGLKVSRCLVRRVVKESLKKLKEMLVDSKRSIRWELGSCWVQHLQKQESPTGNKSKSPDDDNGAEHSVKGLGKQFKFLKKREKKESCVSSTDKEENYSRPGNLNSETDLGELSNGELKGIAELEKLISEDAFLSLKETGTGLHLKSIDELIRLAHEYYDEVALPKLVTDFGSLELSPVDGRTLTDFMHLRGLQMRSLGRVVELAEKLPHIQSLCVHEMLIRAFKHLLKAVVASVDNVEDLPAAIASALNFLLGSCQMEDNDKELNDDRILRFEWLRMFIARRFGWTLKDEFRHVRKLSILRGLCHKVGLELVSRDYDLECPYPFRKYDIISMIPVCKHVGCSSADGRNLLESSKVALDKGKLEDAVNYGTKALAKMIAVCGPYHRTTASAYSLLAVVLYHTGDFNQATIYQQKALDINERELGLDHPDTMKSYGDLSVFYYRLQHIELALKYVNRALFLLHFTCGLSHPNTAATYINVAMMEEGMGNVHVALRYLHEALKCNKKLLGEDHIQTAASYHAIAIALSLMEAYSLSVQHEQTTLQILQAKLGLEDLRTQDAAAWLEYFESKALEQQEAARTGTPKPDASIASKGHLSVSDLLDYISPDQDLKGSDSQRKQRRAKVLHLSDKTHQAQNDAIGDDDMLYDGPENTAHTTDGNTEVKVSKVHPEESEEPEENNDITRYRPTVASEVVEESTSDAGWQEANSKGRSGKTSGRKFGRRRPILAKLNVNNSEYSNFRESSYRHDLISPVQKTTPKTVLTELSPLKQSKDGSLSSAEDSTNLKAKGPVSKVTPSPAPLSSLASKSLSYKEVALAPPGTILRPSMEKVEKIDDEKIEIQMYNIPHGTSKDEESSTGSVVEAIPNDDEIEQTHKESTQKEDTTLKVEEASCSSDQVKPVEINGSKLSAAAKPFNPGPMPHLLNSVAATSIYDVNVSQGMLAEPVLTPVAARIPCGPRSPLYYRNNYSFRMKHGFLRHHTLSKERSGSGPPRMNPDAPEFVPWRARQPYPGDENSHIQNESNSTFDMSSAEEELGDESNNEVKDAASKKNFSESEKSELASQILLSLIVKSVQHNMEHVSEPPVSEKNLDCSENSSDAIANDSAIIKILNGNEGKDLVSQCDDCKQQKTDANKNKNGDSEGFITVTRRKRNRQRFPNGVTGLYNQQSICASVR encoded by the exons agGACTACATTGAGGAAGCCCAAGCGGTATCGCACGTGCGAAGGCTACTGGACATAGTGGCCTGCACCACGAGATTCGCGAAGCCCAGACGAAGCCCATCAGCATCAGAGCTGAAGTCCAAAAAGAGtaaggcccaggcccaggcccagccCAAGAGTGGTAGTAACTCCGCCCCACCTACACCGTCCGATGGAGGAGGATCTCCGTCATCAGAACCGTCGGTTGCGGCGGCGGCGATCTCGGAGAACATTGGGATGGTGGCAATTCACCCAACCCCGAAGCTCTCCGACTTCTATGAGTTCTTCTCCTTCTCCCACCTCTCTCCTCCTATTCTAA atTTAAGGAGATGCGACCAGAGGGATGTGCAAGAAAGGCGTGATGGGGATTACTTTGAAATTCAG ATTAAGATCTGCAATGGGAAGCTAATACGAGTGATTGCATCCTTGAAAGGGTTCTATACCATGGAAAAACAGTCTCTACAAAGCCACTCCCTGGTGGATCTTCTACAACAGCTTAGCCGAGCTTTTGGCAAT GCATATGAATCTTTGATGAAAGCTTTTGTAGAACATAATAAG TTTGGTAATCTTCCATATGGATTTCGAGCAAATACATGGCTTGCTCCTCCATCTGTTGCTGATTCTCCATCAGACTTCCCATTACTACCAACAGAAGATGAAAATTGGGGTGGCAATGGTGGTGGCTGGGGAAGAAATGGTGAATTTGATCTTCGACCATGGGCAACTGATTTTGCAATTTTGGCTTGCCTACCTTGTAAAACTGAGGAGGAGAGGGTGGTTCGAGACCGGAAGGCTTTTTTACTTCATAGTCAATTTGTTGATGTCTCAATCTTTAAAGCTGTTGCAGCAATACGCCATCTCATAGATTCCAATATGCAAGCGAAGAATACAATAAGCAGTAAACCAGACTCAGTCTTGCACGAGGATCGTGTGGGTGATCTGTCCATTATTGTAAAACGTGATACGACTGATGCAGGCtcaaaatatgatataaaaaCTGATGGCCGTCAATTATCCAATATGTCTGACAAGGAAGTTGCTCAACGGAATTTGCTTAAGGGGTTAACTGCAGATGAGAGTGTAGTGGTTCAT GATACATCCTCCTTGGGCGTTGTCAATGTAAGGCATTGTGGATACACTGCTACTGTAAAGGTTGTTGGTAATGTGAAGAAGGCAAAGTTTCACACTCAAGATATTGAAGTTGATGATCAACCAGATGGTGGGGCAAATGCTCTTAACGTTAACAG CTTGAGGTTTCTGCTTCATAAGTTTAGTGCTGAACCATCAGGAGGATGTTGGTCACCTCAGTCTAACTTGGATGGCTTGAAAGTGTCCAGATGTCTGGTCAGAAGAGTAGTTAAAGAGAGCTTGAAAAAGTTAAAGGAGATGCTCGTTGATTCTAAGAGGTCTATAAGATGGGAACTTGGTTCTTGTTGGGTACAACATCTACAAAAGCAGGAAAGTCCAACAGGAAACAAGTCTAAAAGCCCAGATGATGATAATGGGGCTGAACATTCGGTCAAAGGTCTTGGAAAGcagtttaaatttttaaaaaagagggaaaagaaagaaagttgtGTAAGTAGCACTGATAAGGAAGAAAATTATTCTAGACCTGGCAATCTGAATTCGGAAACTGATTTGGGAGAGCTAAGCAATGGTGAACTCAAAGGCATAGCAGAATTGGAGAAATTAATTTCTGAAGATGCCTTCTTGAGTCTGAAAGAAACTGGGACTGGTCTTCATTTAAAG TCAATAGATGAGCTGATCAGGCTGGCACATGAGTATTATGATGAAGTTGCACTACCAAAACTG GTAACAGACTTTGGGTCACTTGAACTTTCTCCAGTTGATGGCCGTACATTAACTGACTTCATGCATTTAAGGGGACTACAGATGCGCTCTTTGGGTCGAGTG GTTGAACTTGCAGAAAAACTTCCCCATATACAGTCACTTTGTGTCCATGAGATGCTTATTCGAGCTTTCAAGCATCTACTTAAAGCAGTTGTTGCCTCTGTTGACAATGTAGAGGACTTACCGGCGGCAATAGCTTCGGCTCTGAATTTTTTACTTGGAAGTTGTCAGATGGAAGATAATGACAAAGAATTGAATGACGACCGTATTCTTAGATTTGAATGGTTAAGAATGTTTATAGCCAGAAGATTTGGTTGGACACTTAAAGATGAGTTTCGCCATGTGAGAAAGTTATCAATTCTCCGAGGTCTTTGCCATAAG GTTGGATTGGAGTTGGTTTCCAGAGATTATGACTTGGAGTGCCCTTACCCATTCAGGAAATACGATATCATCAGCATGATTCCTGTGTGTAAG CATGTAGGATGCTCTTCAGCAGATGGACGGAATCTGTTGGAGTCATCTAAAGTTGCTCTTGATAAAGGAAAGTTAGAGGATGCTGTTAATTATGGAACAAAG GCACTAGCGAAGATGATAGCTGTATGTGGTCCCTACCATCGAACCACTGCAAGTGCTTACAGTCTTCTAGCTGTTGTTCTTTATCACACTGGAGACTTCAATCAG GCAACTATATATCAGCAAAAGGCTTTGGATATCAATGAGAGAGAACTTGGGCTTGACCATCCAGATACAATGAAAAGCTATGGGGATCTCTCTGTTTTCTACTATCGCCTTCAACACATTGAATTGGCTTTGAA GTATGTAAACCGTGCTCTGTTCCTTCTTCATTTTACATGCGGACTGTCTCACCCAAATACAGCAGCAACATATATAAATGTGGCTATGATGGAAGAGGGCATGGGAAATGTCCATGTTGCTCTCAGATACTTGCATGAAGCTCTaaaatgcaacaaaaaattattaggaGAGGATCACATACAG ACAGCTGCAAGCTATCATGCTATAGCCATAGCTCTTTCATTGATGGAAGCATATTCCCTGAGTGTGCAACATGAACAAACTACTCTTCAAATACTTCAAGCCAAACTTGGGCTAGAAGATCTTCGTACTCAG GATGCTGCTGCATGGCTTGAATATTTTGAATCGAAAGCTTTGGAGCAGCAAGAAGCAGCAAGAACTGGAACTCCAAAGCCAGATGCATCCATTGCAAGCAAAGGTCACCTTAG TGTTTCGGATCTCCTGGATTACATAAGTCCTGATCAAGATTTGAAAGGGAGTGATTCACAGAGGAAACAGCGGCGTGCAAAG GTTTTGCATTTAAGTGATAAAACCCATCAAGCACAAAATGATGCTATAGGGGATGATGATATGCTCTATGATGGCCCAGAAAACACTGCACATACAACAGATGGAAATACAGAAGTAAAAGTCAGCAAGGTTCATCCTGAAGAATCTGAAGAACCTGaagaaaataatgatattaCTAGATATAGGCCGACAGTTGCAAGTGAAGTTGTTGAAGAATCTACTTCAGATGCAGGGTGGCAAGAAGCCAATTCCAAAGGGCGGTCAGGGAAAACTTCTGGCCGGAAGTTTGGCCGGAGGCGACCCATTCTTGCAAAGTTGAACGTTAACAATTCTGAATATTCAAATTTCAGAGAAAGTAGCTATAGGCATGACCTCATTTCACCAGTGCAAAAAACAACTCCAAAGACTGTTTTAACTGAGTTGTCTCCTCTGAAACAGTCAAAGGATGGTAGCTTGAGCTCTGCAGAGGATTCAACTAATCTGAAGGCAAAAGGTCCTGTTTCCAAGGTTACCCCCAGTCCAGCACCTCTTTCTTCCTTGGCCTCAAAATCTCTTTCTTACAAAGAAGTAGCTCTGGCACCGCCAGGTACCATTCTAAGACCGTCAATGGAGAAAGTTGAAAAAATAgatgatgaaaaaattgaaattcagaTGTACAACATTCCTCATGGGACATCAAAGGATGAGGAAAGCAGCACTGGCTCTGTAGTTGAAGCAATCCCAAAtgatgatgaaattgagcaaACTCATAAAGAAAGCACTCAAAAGGAAGACACTACACTGAAAGTTGAAGAGGCTTCATGTTCTTCTGACCAGGTAAAGCCTGTAGAAATAAATGGGAGTAAGCTTTCTGCTGCAGCTAAACCATTTAATCCAGGACCTATGCCACACCTTTTAAACTCAGTTGCAGCGACTAGTATATATGATGTAAACGTTAGTCAAGGCATGCTTGCAGAGCCTGTTCTTACTCCAGTTGCTGCCAGGATTCCTTGCGGTCCTAGATCACCCTTGTATTACAGAAACAATTATTCTTTCCGCATGAAACATGGCTTTTTGAGACATCATACCCTTAGCAAGGAAAGAAGTGGATCTGGGCCTCCAAGAATGAACCCTGATGCACCTGAGTTTGTACCTTGGAGAGCTAGGCAACCATATCCTGGTGATGAAAATTCTCACATTCAAAACGAGTCAAATTCTACGTTTGATATGAGTAGTGCAGAGGAGGAGCTGGGTGATGAATCCAATAATGAAGTTAAAGATGCGGCTTCGAAAAAGAATTTCTCCGAGTCTGAAAAGTCGGAGCTTGCAAGTCAAATACTGCTTAGCCTCATTGTAAAGTCAGTCCAGCATAATATGGAACATGTGAGTGAGCCTCCAGTTAGTGAGAAAAATTTGGATTGTTCAGAAAATTCTTCAGATGCAATAGCAAATGACAGTGCAATTATAAAAATTCTCAATGGAAATGAGGGGAAGGACTTGGTTTCTCAATGTGATGATTGCAAGCAGCAGAAAACAGATgcaaataagaataaaaatggTGATAGTGAAGGATTCATAACTGTCACAAGGAGGAAAAGAAACAGGCAAAGGTTTCCAAATGGGGTAACTGGGTTGTACAATCAGCAATCTATCTGTGCTTCTGTTCGTTGA
- the LOC142636361 gene encoding protein REDUCED CHLOROPLAST COVERAGE 3 isoform X1: MLTLRTVRQRKEKREKRERKSSSLATSYKRREMAPKSGRGKANKTKAEKKRKEEKVPTVLDITVITPYDSQVILKAISTDKILDIRRLLAVNVQTCHLTNYSLSHEVKGQKLNDRTEVVTLKPCILRMVEEDYIEEAQAVSHVRRLLDIVACTTRFAKPRRSPSASELKSKKSKAQAQAQPKSGSNSAPPTPSDGGGSPSSEPSVAAAAISENIGMVAIHPTPKLSDFYEFFSFSHLSPPILNLRRCDQRDVQERRDGDYFEIQIKICNGKLIRVIASLKGFYTMEKQSLQSHSLVDLLQQLSRAFGNAYESLMKAFVEHNKFGNLPYGFRANTWLAPPSVADSPSDFPLLPTEDENWGGNGGGWGRNGEFDLRPWATDFAILACLPCKTEEERVVRDRKAFLLHSQFVDVSIFKAVAAIRHLIDSNMQAKNTISSKPDSVLHEDRVGDLSIIVKRDTTDAGSKYDIKTDGRQLSNMSDKEVAQRNLLKGLTADESVVVHDTSSLGVVNVRHCGYTATVKVVGNVKKAKFHTQDIEVDDQPDGGANALNVNSLRFLLHKFSAEPSGGCWSPQSNLDGLKVSRCLVRRVVKESLKKLKEMLVDSKRSIRWELGSCWVQHLQKQESPTGNKSKSPDDDNGAEHSVKGLGKQFKFLKKREKKESCVSSTDKEENYSRPGNLNSETDLGELSNGELKGIAELEKLISEDAFLSLKETGTGLHLKSIDELIRLAHEYYDEVALPKLVTDFGSLELSPVDGRTLTDFMHLRGLQMRSLGRVVELAEKLPHIQSLCVHEMLIRAFKHLLKAVVASVDNVEDLPAAIASALNFLLGSCQMEDNDKELNDDRILRFEWLRMFIARRFGWTLKDEFRHVRKLSILRGLCHKVGLELVSRDYDLECPYPFRKYDIISMIPVCKHVGCSSADGRNLLESSKVALDKGKLEDAVNYGTKALAKMIAVCGPYHRTTASAYSLLAVVLYHTGDFNQATIYQQKALDINERELGLDHPDTMKSYGDLSVFYYRLQHIELALKYVNRALFLLHFTCGLSHPNTAATYINVAMMEEGMGNVHVALRYLHEALKCNKKLLGEDHIQTAASYHAIAIALSLMEAYSLSVQHEQTTLQILQAKLGLEDLRTQDAAAWLEYFESKALEQQEAARTGTPKPDASIASKGHLSVSDLLDYISPDQDLKGSDSQRKQRRAKVLHLSDKTHQAQNDAIGDDDMLYDGPENTAHTTDGNTEVKVSKVHPEESEEPEENNDITRYRPTVASEVVEESTSDAGWQEANSKGRSGKTSGRKFGRRRPILAKLNVNNSEYSNFRESSYRHDLISPVQKTTPKTVLTELSPLKQSKDGSLSSAEDSTNLKAKGPVSKVTPSPAPLSSLASKSLSYKEVALAPPGTILRPSMEKVEKIDDEKIEIQMYNIPHGTSKDEESSTGSVVEAIPNDDEIEQTHKESTQKEDTTLKVEEASCSSDQVKPVEINGSKLSAAAKPFNPGPMPHLLNSVAATSIYDVNVSQGMLAEPVLTPVAARIPCGPRSPLYYRNNYSFRMKHGFLRHHTLSKERSGSGPPRMNPDAPEFVPWRARQPYPGDENSHIQNESNSTFDMSSAEEELGDESNNEVKDAASKKNFSESEKSELASQILLSLIVKSVQHNMEHVSEPPVSEKNLDCSENSSDAIANDSAIIKILNGNEGKDLVSQCDDCKQQKTDANKNKNGDSEGFITVTRRKRNRQRFPNGVTGLYNQQSICASVR, translated from the exons agGACTACATTGAGGAAGCCCAAGCGGTATCGCACGTGCGAAGGCTACTGGACATAGTGGCCTGCACCACGAGATTCGCGAAGCCCAGACGAAGCCCATCAGCATCAGAGCTGAAGTCCAAAAAGAGtaaggcccaggcccaggcccagccCAAGAGTGGTAGTAACTCCGCCCCACCTACACCGTCCGATGGAGGAGGATCTCCGTCATCAGAACCGTCGGTTGCGGCGGCGGCGATCTCGGAGAACATTGGGATGGTGGCAATTCACCCAACCCCGAAGCTCTCCGACTTCTATGAGTTCTTCTCCTTCTCCCACCTCTCTCCTCCTATTCTAA atTTAAGGAGATGCGACCAGAGGGATGTGCAAGAAAGGCGTGATGGGGATTACTTTGAAATTCAG ATTAAGATCTGCAATGGGAAGCTAATACGAGTGATTGCATCCTTGAAAGGGTTCTATACCATGGAAAAACAGTCTCTACAAAGCCACTCCCTGGTGGATCTTCTACAACAGCTTAGCCGAGCTTTTGGCAAT GCATATGAATCTTTGATGAAAGCTTTTGTAGAACATAATAAG TTTGGTAATCTTCCATATGGATTTCGAGCAAATACATGGCTTGCTCCTCCATCTGTTGCTGATTCTCCATCAGACTTCCCATTACTACCAACAGAAGATGAAAATTGGGGTGGCAATGGTGGTGGCTGGGGAAGAAATGGTGAATTTGATCTTCGACCATGGGCAACTGATTTTGCAATTTTGGCTTGCCTACCTTGTAAAACTGAGGAGGAGAGGGTGGTTCGAGACCGGAAGGCTTTTTTACTTCATAGTCAATTTGTTGATGTCTCAATCTTTAAAGCTGTTGCAGCAATACGCCATCTCATAGATTCCAATATGCAAGCGAAGAATACAATAAGCAGTAAACCAGACTCAGTCTTGCACGAGGATCGTGTGGGTGATCTGTCCATTATTGTAAAACGTGATACGACTGATGCAGGCtcaaaatatgatataaaaaCTGATGGCCGTCAATTATCCAATATGTCTGACAAGGAAGTTGCTCAACGGAATTTGCTTAAGGGGTTAACTGCAGATGAGAGTGTAGTGGTTCAT GATACATCCTCCTTGGGCGTTGTCAATGTAAGGCATTGTGGATACACTGCTACTGTAAAGGTTGTTGGTAATGTGAAGAAGGCAAAGTTTCACACTCAAGATATTGAAGTTGATGATCAACCAGATGGTGGGGCAAATGCTCTTAACGTTAACAG CTTGAGGTTTCTGCTTCATAAGTTTAGTGCTGAACCATCAGGAGGATGTTGGTCACCTCAGTCTAACTTGGATGGCTTGAAAGTGTCCAGATGTCTGGTCAGAAGAGTAGTTAAAGAGAGCTTGAAAAAGTTAAAGGAGATGCTCGTTGATTCTAAGAGGTCTATAAGATGGGAACTTGGTTCTTGTTGGGTACAACATCTACAAAAGCAGGAAAGTCCAACAGGAAACAAGTCTAAAAGCCCAGATGATGATAATGGGGCTGAACATTCGGTCAAAGGTCTTGGAAAGcagtttaaatttttaaaaaagagggaaaagaaagaaagttgtGTAAGTAGCACTGATAAGGAAGAAAATTATTCTAGACCTGGCAATCTGAATTCGGAAACTGATTTGGGAGAGCTAAGCAATGGTGAACTCAAAGGCATAGCAGAATTGGAGAAATTAATTTCTGAAGATGCCTTCTTGAGTCTGAAAGAAACTGGGACTGGTCTTCATTTAAAG TCAATAGATGAGCTGATCAGGCTGGCACATGAGTATTATGATGAAGTTGCACTACCAAAACTG GTAACAGACTTTGGGTCACTTGAACTTTCTCCAGTTGATGGCCGTACATTAACTGACTTCATGCATTTAAGGGGACTACAGATGCGCTCTTTGGGTCGAGTG GTTGAACTTGCAGAAAAACTTCCCCATATACAGTCACTTTGTGTCCATGAGATGCTTATTCGAGCTTTCAAGCATCTACTTAAAGCAGTTGTTGCCTCTGTTGACAATGTAGAGGACTTACCGGCGGCAATAGCTTCGGCTCTGAATTTTTTACTTGGAAGTTGTCAGATGGAAGATAATGACAAAGAATTGAATGACGACCGTATTCTTAGATTTGAATGGTTAAGAATGTTTATAGCCAGAAGATTTGGTTGGACACTTAAAGATGAGTTTCGCCATGTGAGAAAGTTATCAATTCTCCGAGGTCTTTGCCATAAG GTTGGATTGGAGTTGGTTTCCAGAGATTATGACTTGGAGTGCCCTTACCCATTCAGGAAATACGATATCATCAGCATGATTCCTGTGTGTAAG CATGTAGGATGCTCTTCAGCAGATGGACGGAATCTGTTGGAGTCATCTAAAGTTGCTCTTGATAAAGGAAAGTTAGAGGATGCTGTTAATTATGGAACAAAG GCACTAGCGAAGATGATAGCTGTATGTGGTCCCTACCATCGAACCACTGCAAGTGCTTACAGTCTTCTAGCTGTTGTTCTTTATCACACTGGAGACTTCAATCAG GCAACTATATATCAGCAAAAGGCTTTGGATATCAATGAGAGAGAACTTGGGCTTGACCATCCAGATACAATGAAAAGCTATGGGGATCTCTCTGTTTTCTACTATCGCCTTCAACACATTGAATTGGCTTTGAA GTATGTAAACCGTGCTCTGTTCCTTCTTCATTTTACATGCGGACTGTCTCACCCAAATACAGCAGCAACATATATAAATGTGGCTATGATGGAAGAGGGCATGGGAAATGTCCATGTTGCTCTCAGATACTTGCATGAAGCTCTaaaatgcaacaaaaaattattaggaGAGGATCACATACAG ACAGCTGCAAGCTATCATGCTATAGCCATAGCTCTTTCATTGATGGAAGCATATTCCCTGAGTGTGCAACATGAACAAACTACTCTTCAAATACTTCAAGCCAAACTTGGGCTAGAAGATCTTCGTACTCAG GATGCTGCTGCATGGCTTGAATATTTTGAATCGAAAGCTTTGGAGCAGCAAGAAGCAGCAAGAACTGGAACTCCAAAGCCAGATGCATCCATTGCAAGCAAAGGTCACCTTAG TGTTTCGGATCTCCTGGATTACATAAGTCCTGATCAAGATTTGAAAGGGAGTGATTCACAGAGGAAACAGCGGCGTGCAAAG GTTTTGCATTTAAGTGATAAAACCCATCAAGCACAAAATGATGCTATAGGGGATGATGATATGCTCTATGATGGCCCAGAAAACACTGCACATACAACAGATGGAAATACAGAAGTAAAAGTCAGCAAGGTTCATCCTGAAGAATCTGAAGAACCTGaagaaaataatgatattaCTAGATATAGGCCGACAGTTGCAAGTGAAGTTGTTGAAGAATCTACTTCAGATGCAGGGTGGCAAGAAGCCAATTCCAAAGGGCGGTCAGGGAAAACTTCTGGCCGGAAGTTTGGCCGGAGGCGACCCATTCTTGCAAAGTTGAACGTTAACAATTCTGAATATTCAAATTTCAGAGAAAGTAGCTATAGGCATGACCTCATTTCACCAGTGCAAAAAACAACTCCAAAGACTGTTTTAACTGAGTTGTCTCCTCTGAAACAGTCAAAGGATGGTAGCTTGAGCTCTGCAGAGGATTCAACTAATCTGAAGGCAAAAGGTCCTGTTTCCAAGGTTACCCCCAGTCCAGCACCTCTTTCTTCCTTGGCCTCAAAATCTCTTTCTTACAAAGAAGTAGCTCTGGCACCGCCAGGTACCATTCTAAGACCGTCAATGGAGAAAGTTGAAAAAATAgatgatgaaaaaattgaaattcagaTGTACAACATTCCTCATGGGACATCAAAGGATGAGGAAAGCAGCACTGGCTCTGTAGTTGAAGCAATCCCAAAtgatgatgaaattgagcaaACTCATAAAGAAAGCACTCAAAAGGAAGACACTACACTGAAAGTTGAAGAGGCTTCATGTTCTTCTGACCAGGTAAAGCCTGTAGAAATAAATGGGAGTAAGCTTTCTGCTGCAGCTAAACCATTTAATCCAGGACCTATGCCACACCTTTTAAACTCAGTTGCAGCGACTAGTATATATGATGTAAACGTTAGTCAAGGCATGCTTGCAGAGCCTGTTCTTACTCCAGTTGCTGCCAGGATTCCTTGCGGTCCTAGATCACCCTTGTATTACAGAAACAATTATTCTTTCCGCATGAAACATGGCTTTTTGAGACATCATACCCTTAGCAAGGAAAGAAGTGGATCTGGGCCTCCAAGAATGAACCCTGATGCACCTGAGTTTGTACCTTGGAGAGCTAGGCAACCATATCCTGGTGATGAAAATTCTCACATTCAAAACGAGTCAAATTCTACGTTTGATATGAGTAGTGCAGAGGAGGAGCTGGGTGATGAATCCAATAATGAAGTTAAAGATGCGGCTTCGAAAAAGAATTTCTCCGAGTCTGAAAAGTCGGAGCTTGCAAGTCAAATACTGCTTAGCCTCATTGTAAAGTCAGTCCAGCATAATATGGAACATGTGAGTGAGCCTCCAGTTAGTGAGAAAAATTTGGATTGTTCAGAAAATTCTTCAGATGCAATAGCAAATGACAGTGCAATTATAAAAATTCTCAATGGAAATGAGGGGAAGGACTTGGTTTCTCAATGTGATGATTGCAAGCAGCAGAAAACAGATgcaaataagaataaaaatggTGATAGTGAAGGATTCATAACTGTCACAAGGAGGAAAAGAAACAGGCAAAGGTTTCCAAATGGGGTAACTGGGTTGTACAATCAGCAATCTATCTGTGCTTCTGTTCGTTGA